From the Cydia pomonella isolate Wapato2018A chromosome 11, ilCydPomo1, whole genome shotgun sequence genome, one window contains:
- the LOC133522817 gene encoding uncharacterized protein LOC133522817, translating to MLSGKLLFCVILVAAWHEAHTASLPFVRLPQLDDSDDNELLDDVADARLPVEMRARVREGVPPPLCAGRCASPPRGPVCAFDAAGTARTFATLCELEAVSCRESTYYAITSLGEC from the exons ATGTTAAGCGGGAAGCTTCTGTTTTGCGTGATATTAGTAGCTG CGTGGCACGAGGCTCATACCGCCAGCCTCCCGTTCGTGCGGCTGCCGCAGCTGGACGACAGCGACGACAACGAGTTGCTGGACGACGTGGCGGACGCGCGGCTGCCCGTGGAGATGCGCGCGCGCGTGCGCGAGGGCGTGCCGCCGCCGCTGTGCGCGGGCCGCTGCGCCTCGCCGCCACGCGGCCCGGTTTGCGCCTTCGATGCAGCTGGCACAGCACGCACATTCGCGACACTTTGCGAGCTTGAGGCAGTATCGTGCCGTGAGAGCACCT attatgCTATCACGAGCTTGGGCGAGTGCTGA
- the LOC133522818 gene encoding Kazal peptide Pr13a-like: protein MKAVTFAIFVVLVVAVSCRPDKPDLKQLKAEAARKKACTHDCTSVALDPVCAGKQGDKPKSFANECVMNNYNCEHKDTLHKISKGECPGSQGIRLS, encoded by the exons ATGAAGGCAGTCACTTTTGCTATTTTTG TGGTCCTGGTGGTTGCGGTATCGTGCCGGCCGGACAAGCCGGACCTGAAGCAGCTGAAGGCGGAGGCGGCGCGCAAGAAGGCGTGCACACACGACTGCACTTCCGTGGCGCTCGACCCCGTCTGCGCGGGCAAGCAGGGCGACAAGCCCAAGTCCTTTGCCAACGAGTGCGTCATGAACAACTACAACTGCGAACACAAGGACA CGCTGCACAAGATCAGCAAAGGTGAATGCCCCGGCTCGCAAGGCATCCGTCTGTCCTAA